In Prunus dulcis chromosome 1, ALMONDv2, whole genome shotgun sequence, the following are encoded in one genomic region:
- the LOC117627710 gene encoding UDP-glucose 6-dehydrogenase 5, translating into MVKICCIGAGYVGGPTMAVIALKCPDIEVAVVDISVSRINAWNSDQLPIYEPGLDDVVKQRRGKNLFFSTDVERHVMEADIVFVSVNTPTKTQGLGAGKAADLTYWESAARMIADVSKSDKIVVEKSTVPVKTAEAIEKILTHNSKGINFQILSNPEFLAEGTAIEDLFSPDRVLIGGRETPAGQKAIQALKEVYAHWVPEERIICSNLWSAELSKLAANAFLAQRISSVNAISALCEATGANVTEVAHAVGKDTRIGPKFLNASVGFGGSCFQKDILNLVYICECNGLPEVANYWKQVIKINDYQKSRFVNRVVSSMFNTVSGKKVAILGFAFKKDTGDTRETPAIDVCKGLLGDKARLSIYDPQVSEDQIQRDLSMKKFDWDHPIHLQPQSPTAVKQVGVVWDAYEATKGAHGICILTEWDEFKSLDYKKIYDQMQKPAFVFDGRNVVDAEKLRQIGFIVYSIGKPLDEWLKDMPAVA; encoded by the coding sequence ATGGTGAAGATCTGCTGCATTGGAGCGGGATATGTTGGTGGACCTACTATGGCTGTGATTGCACTCAAGTGCCCAGATATTGAAGTAGCAGTTGTTGACATTTCTGTGTCACGGATCAATGCCTGGAATAGTGATCAGCTCCCCATATATGAGCCAGGCCTTGATGATGTGGTGAAGCAGCGCAGGGGAAAGAACCTATTCTTCAGTACAGATGTTGAAAGACATGTTATGGAGGCAGATATTGTCTTTGTTTCTGTAAACACACCTACCAAAACCCAGGGTCTTGGAGCTGGCAAAGCAGCTGATCTTACCTATTGGGAGAGTGCTGCTCGTATGATTGCGGATGTATCAAAGTCTGACAAAATTGTGGTTGAGAAATCAACAGTCCCTGTCAAAACAGCTGAGGCCATTGAAAAGATTCTGACTCACAACAGCAAAGGCATCAacttccaaattctttccaaTCCTGAATTCCTTGCTGAGGGAACTGCAATCGAAGATCTTTTCAGTCCAGACCGGGTCCTCATTGGAGGTAGGGAAACTCCAGCAGGTCAAAAGGCAATTCAAGCACTCAAGGAGGTTTATGCCCATTGGGTCCCTGAAGAACGAATTATTTGCTCTAACCTGTGGTCTGCTGAGCTTTCAAAGCTAGCTGCCAACGCCTTCTTGGCACAGAGGATATCTTCTGTTAATGCCATTTCAGCACTCTGTGAGGCAACTGGTGCAAATGTCACTGAAGTGGCACATGCTGTTGGCAAGGACACAAGAATTGGGCCTAAATTTTTGAACGCCAGTGTTGGTTTTGGTGGGTCTTGTTTCCAGAAGGACATCTTGAACTTGGTATACATCTGTGAGTGTAATGGCCTTCCTGAGGTAGCAAATTACTGGAAACAGGTCATTAAGATCAATGATTACCAGAAGTCCCGCTTTGTGAACCGAGTAGTTTCCTCAATGTTCAACACAGTATCAGGCAAGAAGGTTGCAATTCTGGGATTTGCCTTCAAGAAGGACACCGGTGACACTAGGGAGACCCCAGCCATTGACGTGTGCAAAGGGCTGTTGGGTGACAAGGCCCGATTGAGCATATATGACCCACAGGTGAGTGAGGATCAGATCCAGAGGGATCTTTCTATGAAGAAGTTTGATTGGGACCATCCTATTCATCTTCAACCTCAGAGCCCCACTGCTGTGAAACAAGTTGGTGTAGTCTGGGATGCTTATGAGGCAACAAAGGGTGCTCATGGGATTTGCATCCTGACCGAATGGGACGAATTTAAGAGTCTTGATTACAAGAAAATTTATGATCAGATGCAGAAACCTGCATTTGTGTTTGATGGACGGAACGTCGTGGATGCGGAGAAGCTGAGGCAAATTGGGTTTATTGTTTATTCAATTGGAAAGCCCCTGGATGAGTGGCTCAAGGACATGCCTGCTGTGGCATAA
- the LOC117617165 gene encoding F-box protein At1g52495-like, whose product MSPELPTEIIFSHILPRLPPKDLMMQCRCVCKSWSSLICSPSFVADFWNDRNKSTTNFLFQKQNCFFSSKIEEKEQQGGGNNNNNRVLIPTPVTELSYLSRCEAFQLYRYDGAQSVHGLVCSSSSYGGPVFILNPSTRESIQLPHVKHNALVVYNFGFSPLTNEYKVLQLINFHNSGFQFNAFTLGQDSSWRPLQVDPAAGDVDLPFKILAVARSPNSVCINGAIHWIDKSEKNIVVFDVGEESFSVVPLSEDCAQDLVDYDANFPSIVEVGGCVAVFVANRWEHNKIILWILKDYQNLVWVKETITIGEIPKKTICGEVLGTIHTGELAIMLEVVDSPLQLHLYNMKSKRYRIFDFVWPGFMAKPHGRPLIQLVYSDSIVPLK is encoded by the coding sequence ATGAGCCCGGAGCTCCCAACCGAAATCATATTCTCCCATATACTCCCACGGCTACCACCAAAGGATCTGATGATGCAGTGCAGGTGCGTATGCAAGTCTTGGTCCTCCCTCATCTGCAGCCCTTCCTTTGTTGCCGACTTTTGGAACGACAGAAACAAGAGCACCACTAACTTCCTTTTCCAAAAGCAAAACTGCTTTTTCTCCTCAAAAATAGAGGAGAAGGAGCAACAAGGAGGAgggaataataataataacaggGTTCTAATACCAACACCCGTCACCGAACTTTCATACCTGAGTCGATGTGAAGCTTTTCAACTTTATAGATATGATGGAGCGCAAAGCGTCCATGGCTTGGTTTGTTCATCCTCTAGTTATGGTGGCCCAGTTTTCATACTTAACCCCAGCACTCGAGAGTCCATTCAACTTCCCCATGTCAAGCACAATGCATTAGTTGTATATAACTTTGGCTTCAGTCCACTTACCAATGAGTATAAGGTTCTCCAGCTCATCAACTTTCATAATTCAGGTTTTCAGTTCAACGCATTCACGCTAGGTCAGGATTCTTCGTGGAGACCATTGCAGGTTGACCCTGCAGCAGGCGACGTTGACCTTCCATTTAAAATATTGGCTGTTGCCAGAAGTCCTAACAGTGTGTGCATCAATGGGGCCATACACTGGATCGATAAGAGTGAAAAAAACATTGTGGTATTTGACGTTGGAGAGGAGAGCTTCAGTGTGGTGCCACTCTCTGAAGATTGTGCTCAAGACTTAGTTGACTATGATGCTAATTTTCCAAGTATAGTTGAGGTGGGAGGATGTGTGGCTGTGTTTGTTGCGAACCGGTGGGAACATAACAAGATAAttttatggattttgaaagACTACCAAAACCTTGTGTGGGTTAAGGAGACTATTACTATTGGTGAgatacccaaaaaaacaatctGCGGTGAAGTTTTGGGCACAATTCACACAGGTGAGCTAGCCATAATGCTGGAAGTTGTCGACTCTCCACTCCAATTACATCTTTATAATATGAAGAGCAAAAGATATagaatatttgattttgtttggcCTGGGTTTATGGCAAAGCCCCACGGAAGACCATTGATTCAGTTAGTTTATAGTGATAGCATTGTCCCCTTAAAATGA
- the LOC117617156 gene encoding uncharacterized protein LOC117617156: MFGILKEYRMRLNPKKCAFGVSSGKFLGFMISQRGIEANPEKIKAIIDMERPKTTKDIESLTGRVAALTRFISKATDKCVPFFKALKGGKRDITWTAECDNAFQALKNYMSKAPLLSKPLPGEILYLYLSVSGTAVSSVLIRKPEKAELPIFYVSKALQSAELRYPPLEQLALALVVSARRLRPYFQAHGIKVLTNQPLRQVLQKPEISGRLIKWAIELGEFDIQFVPRPAEKGQAVADFISELTPATVQPASEAFTETILPYQTGAKCLDTSTPVWCLHVDGSANQQGCGAGLVLTTPDGLKIEYALRFDFRTSNNEAEYEALLAGLRLAKSMNAKQIRIHSDSQLIVNQVTADFAAKDASMYAYLSTAHRLLRSFQAYEIKQIPRGENSHADALARLASAINDKVGRKEPVEILAQPSTVTSEACAVRYEDTWMSPIYLYLTKGTLPEDKAQARKLRYRSARYTVINDVLYKRGYTTPYLKCLTAEQGEDILREIHSGVCGDHSGSRSLAYKVFRQGYFWPTMHQDANTLVKRCDKCQRFGNVPHIPAEPLTPIVSPWPFAQWGLDLIGPMPQGKGQAKYAVVAVDYFTKWLDKAKGAWPEKLPEALWAIRTSYRTSTGETPFSLAFGSEAVVPVEIGEPSYRTEAFAPKQNEEAMSLNLDLLEEHRAQANLRNEAYKQRVSRYYDSRVRPRSFRIGDWVMRKVSLVTKDTTEGTLGPSWEGPYEVIGILRSGTYRLRGTNGKALGHPWNVEHLKYYYK; encoded by the exons ATGTTCGGCATACTCAAAGAGTACAGGATGAGGCTGAACCCGAAGAAATGCGCCTTCGGTGTATCTTCAGGGAAATTCCTCGGATTCATGATCAGTCAGAGGGGGATTGAGGCGAATCCCGAGAAAATAAAGGCAATCATCGATATGGAGAGGCCGAAGACGACGAAGGACATTGAGAGCCTTACCGGACGCGTGGCCGCCCTGACCCGCTTCATATCGAAGGCTACCGATAAATGTGTACCGttcttcaaagccttgaaaggGGGCAAACGGGATATCACATGGACTGCCGAATGTGATAACGCATTTCAAGCCCTGaagaactacatgagcaaagCCCCCCTTTTGTCAAAACCGCTGCCTGGGGAAATTCTCTACCTCTACCTTTCGGTATCCGGAACTGCCGTCAGCTCGGTACTAATTCGGAAGCCAGAGAAGGCAGAATTACCAATTTTCTACGTCAGCAAGGCACTCCAGAGCGCGGAACTTCGGTATCCCCCATTAGAGCAGCTGGCTCTAGCCCTTGTTGTCTCGGCACGAAGACTTCGGCCATACTTCCAGGCACACGGGATCAAAGTCCTGACCAACCAACCCCTCCGGCAAGTCCTCcaaaaaccagaaatttcggggcgattgatcaaatgggcgatcgAACTCGGGGAATTCGACATACAGTTCGTTCCAAGGCCCGCGGAGAAGGGCCAGGCTGTTGCCGATTTTATCTCCGAGCTTACCCCAGCAACTGTACAACCGGCATCTGAGGCGTTTACCGAGACCATCCTACCGTATCAAACGGGAGCCAAGTGCCTCGACACATCAACTCCCGTCTGGTGTTTGCACGTCGATGGCTCGGCAAACCAGCAAGGATGCGGAGCTGGCTTAGTACTGACAACACCGGACGGACTCAAAATCGAGTACGCCCTCCGATTCGACTTCCGGACATCCAACAATGAAGCGGAATATGAAGCCCTCTTGGCCGGCCTTCGGTTAGCCAAGAGCATGAATGCAAAGCAAATCCGAATTCACAGCGACTCCCAACTCATTGTGAACCAGGTAACGGCAGACTTCGCCGCCAAGGATGCCTCCATGTACGCCTACCTTTCAACCGCCCATCGGCTACTCCGAAGTTTCCAAGCATACGAGATCAAACAGATCCCCAGAGGCGAAAACAGCCATGCCGATGCTTTGGCAAGACTCGCTTCGGCGATAAACGACAAAGTCGGAAGAAAGGAACCAGTGGAGATCCTTGCCCAACCGAGCACGGTAACCTCCGAAGCGTGTGCCGTACGGTATGAGGATACATGGATGTCTCCCATCTACTTATACCTGACGAAAGGCACCCTTCCTGAGGATAAGGCCCAGGCCCGAAAGCTGAGATACCGATCAGCAAGATACACAGTTATCAACGATGTACTCTACAAGCGCGGCTACACTACCCCGTATCTCAAATGCCTCACGGCAGAGCAAGGGGAGGACATCCTTCGGGAGATTCACAGCGGTGTGTGTGGCGACCATTCCGGGTCCCGATCTCTCGCCTACAAAGTCTTTCGGCAGGGATACTTTTGGCCAACCATGCATCAGGACGCCAATACACTGGTGAAGAGGTGTGACAAATGCCAGCGCTTCGGTAATGTCCCACATATCCCTGCCGAACCCCTCACGCCGATTGTAAGTCCTTGGCCTTTCGCACAATGGGGACTGGACCTGATTGGCCCAATGCCGCAAGGCAAGGGGCAGGCAAAATATGCAGTGGTTGCCgttgactacttcaccaaatgg CTGGACAAGGCAAAGGGAGCCTGGCCGGAAAAGCTTCCCGAAGCACTGTGGGCCATTCGaacgtcttaccgaacgtccacTGGAGAAACCCCTTTTTCTCTGGCTTTTGGATCGGAAGCGGTGGTACCCGTGGAAATCGGCGAACCTTCCTACCGAACGGAAGCCTTCGCACCGAAGCAGAACGAGGAGGCCATGTCTCTAAACCTTGACCTACTCGAGGAGCACCGAGCACAGGCCAACCTTCGGAATGAAGCCTACAAACAGCGTGTGTCTCGGTATTACGACTCTAGGGTCAGACCCCGCTCTTTCCGAAtcggggactgggtcatgcgcaaggtatCGCTTGTGACGAAGGATACCACGGAAGGAACCCTCGGACCTTCCTGGGAAGGACCATATGAAGTCATCGGTATCCTTCGCTCGGGAACTTATCGACTAAGAGGCACCAACGGCAAGGCCCTCGGCCATCCTTGGAACGTAGAACATCTCAaatactactacaagtga